A region of Prosthecodimorpha staleyi DNA encodes the following proteins:
- a CDS encoding 4-(cytidine 5'-diphospho)-2-C-methyl-D-erythritol kinase: MSAPAFVAEPAPAKLNLALHVTGRRPDGYHNLDMLVAFAGFGDRIAAEPAETLSLALTGPFAAGLSAGPGNLVLSAAGALADRVAARGRPRPGARLTLDKALPVASGIGGGSADAAATLRALNRLWDAGLTAADLAAIGLTLGADVPMCLAGRPARVSGIGETVAPLAGLPSFALVLVNPGVPIATPDVFRGLERRDNPPLPALPAHFADLDHLARWLGGTRNDLRAPAIGLVPAVAEAERALAACPDCRFARMSGSGATVFGLFPDRSAAARAAHALRRTFPHWWVAD, encoded by the coding sequence GTGTCCGCCCCCGCCTTCGTCGCCGAACCGGCCCCGGCCAAGCTCAACCTCGCCCTGCATGTCACCGGGCGGCGGCCGGACGGCTATCACAACCTCGACATGCTTGTCGCCTTCGCGGGCTTCGGCGACCGGATCGCGGCCGAGCCGGCAGAGACCCTGTCGCTCGCGCTCACCGGTCCTTTCGCGGCGGGTCTTTCCGCCGGGCCGGGAAATCTCGTCCTCAGCGCGGCCGGCGCCCTGGCGGACCGGGTCGCCGCGCGCGGACGGCCGCGACCGGGCGCACGGCTGACGCTCGACAAGGCCCTGCCGGTGGCGTCGGGCATCGGCGGCGGTTCGGCCGATGCGGCGGCAACGCTCCGGGCGCTGAACCGGCTCTGGGATGCCGGCCTGACGGCCGCGGACCTGGCGGCGATCGGGCTGACGCTCGGCGCCGACGTGCCGATGTGCCTGGCCGGCCGGCCGGCGCGGGTCTCCGGCATCGGCGAGACGGTCGCGCCGCTCGCCGGCCTGCCGTCCTTCGCGCTCGTACTGGTCAATCCGGGCGTGCCGATCGCCACCCCCGACGTGTTCCGGGGGCTCGAGCGGCGCGACAATCCTCCCCTGCCGGCCCTGCCGGCGCATTTCGCCGACCTCGATCACCTCGCCCGATGGCTCGGGGGGACCCGCAACGACCTGCGCGCGCCGGCGATCGGCCTCGTTCCCGCGGTGGCCGAGGCCGAGCGCGCGCTCGCCGCCTGTCCGGACTGCCGCTTCGCACGCATGTCCGGCTCGGGCGCGACCGTCTTCGGGCTCTTTCCCGATCGGAGCGCCGCCGCCCGGGCCGCGCATGCGCTGCGCCGGACATTTCCGCATTGGTGGGTGGCGGATTGA